The Musa acuminata AAA Group cultivar baxijiao chromosome BXJ3-6, Cavendish_Baxijiao_AAA, whole genome shotgun sequence region AAAAAGACTACTGTCACTTTAAATCTCAACTTTAGCATTGCATAAATTATATACTGAGGAGATATAAATTTAGTAAACATATTAATTTATAGAATAAGCACAGCCATAAGAATTCCATGTAATTTGAATTTAATCACATCAGACTATGGGCACAAACTTGACTATTTCTGATTCCATGGTATTTTCTTGTTTATATTAATTATCATACAATAGGACCTCTTGGGAGGAGTCCTAATAATTTACTTCTTTACCTTTTTTTGAACAGTGTTTTTGTATGTATCTGTAAGTTCCTTGGATCAGATCAAAATCTGTCCATTTTGGACAATAGAAGAACTTCAGATGGAATTTTACACCAGACAACTTTAGTAGACaaccattttgcttgtaaatgtaGCTTTCTACACAGGTGTCAAATGGAACAAGTAGCCAATTGCTTAAAGATTTGGCTCTAATTGGAAGCGACTGATTAATGTGGTAGAAACCTCTAATTTTGAAAGAGGACTTTTATTagtagaatgattacttacctcatTTCATGTTTCTGCGAGAATCTTCCTTTTTCTCGTCAGCAATGCATGTGTTATTGCTAGTTTTTTTACATTGGTGCTTGCCTATTTAATCAAATTGCTTTTAGGTTTATAGAAATTGTATTGCCCATTGCATGATATCATCTCGTAATTGACATCGTCAGACTCTGAATGAGAAGCCCGATGAAGGACGCAAAGATCTTACTTTCATACCTCTCGCGCCAGCCTGCGTGGTAGGTTAAGAGCACTGGTTTTCATGTACAACCATTGTTTATTGTGATTGTCGACTGAGAACTACTTTGTAACTTGGTTTAGGTCATCAGAGTACTGACGCCAGTTTATGCTCACCTTCTTCCTTCTGGACCGCTCCCCTGGAGGTTAGTATGGATCCTCTTCTTGTCAAGCCTGACCTATATCATGCTTGCAATTTGGAAGATTCTAGTTGGATTGAGCCTGCGCCGTCTTGCCACTTGGTACATCAAGCTTCGCCGTGACAGAAAACAGCACATGGACTAACTTCTTCTTTGCTCGATTCATGCTACGAGGGATCATCGAGTTGTCTATAGTCCGCGGCTGATGAGCGTGCAATTAAAAGGTGCAACTCTCATCGTTCTCAACAAGTGCAGATACACGAGTCAGAGCAGCTTCTTTCCCTTTTATTGAGCTTTTACTAGAGCAGTCCTTACATGTTTCCTCGACTGCAACTTTAACCAATTTTGCTTGTATATGCTTCTGATCCGTTCTACCACATCTGGTCCTCTGATGGATTCAAGAAACTATTGCCTCCGTAATATTTTACGGATGGGAGTATCATAACACGTCTTTCTGAATTTAAAGGATGCTACAACTATTTAGGGTGTCATTCCAATGGCTTTATCTAACATTTGAAATGGGTTCCTTTGGTCTGCTAGGATTGGGCTCCATTACTTTCCTTCCCTTCAAGAGTTCTATTTATCTTAGCACTACTCTTTCTCgatcctctttttctttttcttttttcctatctcaactcctatttcttcAGTGTCAACCTTTACATCTGCAACTTCTTCCGGCCTTCTACAAACATACTGAGCCACGTTTACTTGTGCCAAACTGTACTAATCCCATAATTGGGATTTGGAAATTTGAGGACACACTTGTAGTTTCATCTGTACAACCATAGAACCCATCGGATCGCCAGTGTTATCCTTCGTACACAAACAAATCAACGAATGTTATGCATGGGGGATCCATCGATCCCTTCTCTTTTTGCACTGTATTATACCCTTACACTGCCCCTCGGGGACGTCAGTAAAGAAAATGAATGTGTTGCTGCCGTGACAAAAGTCATGTCCGTCAAAGCTCGCTCGCACCCAAGGCGACTCTTCTCACTACATCTGGCCGGCCGCCATCACTGATCTCCCGCACCTGGCGCAGAAGAACAGCGGGGGCACCGGCTCGCCGTCGCCGATGCCGGCGCACCGCGTGTGGTGCCACATGTCGCACGCGTCGCAGGCCACCATGCGCTCCCCGTCGTCGTCCTGCGCCCCGCAGGCGCACCCCACGGACCACGTGTCCGCGCCGCCCTCGTACCTCAACACTGAGTCCATGTCCGTGCCGTCCCCGCGCACCCACACCAGCGCCCCGGACTCCGCCCCGCCCAGCAGCACCGGCTCCCAGTCCTTCCCCTCCACCCCCTCCATCTCCTCCACCCTGAACCCCTCCATCACGCAGTACGTGTCCCGCATCGCCCGCTCTGCCTCCGCTCTCAGCTCCCCCACCGACGCCGTCGCCTCCACCACTACCACCTCCGGCGGCGGCAGTGCCCGCGTCAGCTCCTCCAGCTCCTCCTGATTCGGAACCCACATGACCAGGAACCGGAGCCGGTCGTCCACGTCGTCCTGCAGTCCCCACTGCTTTACCCAGTGCTTGGCGTCCAGCACCTTTCCCGCCGCCTCTGGCTGCGCCGCCAACATGCTCCGGTACACTGTCAGAAGGTCCCTCTCCACCTGCAGAGCGCCCGGCCATGCCGGTCTAGCGACCACTACTACATCCTCGTTCTGCTCCgtctttgctgctgctgccgccgccgccgccgcaggcgCAGGAGATGGGAACTCCTCCAGGCTGAACTCGAGCACCCTGCTGGTGGGATTTGACGTGCGGCGCACAAGATGGTCCCCCACGATGCAATCGCCGAGGGACTTCAGCACAAAATCAAGGAGGCCGGTGTCACCGATCGTGAGCCGCGCGGCCTCGCGGACCTCCTGCCGTGTCATCTTCCGTCCGTGCCGTTTGAGGGCGTCCACGATGACCTGAGCAGAGGAGTGGAGCCGCCGCAGCGGCCATCGGCTCTGCATCTCGGCCGCGACCTTGGTGAAGTCGCGGTATCCCTTCCTCACCGCCTTCTTCATCGCCCTCCTCGGCAATGGCGCGGGGGAGGGCGATGGTGGAAGCGGCATTGTTTGTGCTGCCGGCCGGTGCTTCAGCTCGAGGAGGAAGCGGACGAAGTCGCGGACGGTGACGAGTGGCTTAGTGTCGCGGTCGGGCAAATGGAGGTTGCGGTAGGCGACTGCGACGCGGCGAAGCTCGCGGCTTTGACCGGTGTTGGCGAGGACGACGATCAGTTCCTCGATGCGGAGCGACGACAGGACGCGAAGGGCTCGGTCGTAGGCCTCTTGTGTGACGCCGTAGCTTCCCTTAAAGAAGTGGTAGCCCCAGCGGGCGAACCAGGACGCGCCATGGGCCACGCCGAGGAGGAGACGGAGGTCCATCAATGCCTTGCCCGACACGTCCTCCACCGACACTGCCCTGGCACGCAGCAGAGTCCACGCAAGGTAAATTGAGCAAAGTAGCAAACGGCAGGGCCAATACAACAGATGAACGTTCTCATTAAGTTACCGGACGCGGAGGGCGGTGCAGAGACGGTCGAAGAGGCCCATGAAGTCGCGACCGGAGATGAAGTTGGAGCCGCCGTCGCGGCCGTTGACGAGGATGAGGTGGCCGAAGCCGTTGCAGTGGAGGAGGCCGTGGAGAAGGTGGCTGCGGACGAAGAAGGCGTCGGGGCGGAGGGGCTTGTCCCAGTCGCCGTCGGCCGGGATGATCAAGTGGTAACGCCGCTTCGACACCAAGTGGTGGCTCCATCCTGCTATGCCAACCAAACACGCTTGagaagcagcaacaacaacaacaacaccaGAAGCAATCTCTCCTCTAATTTCCCAATTCCTAACACCAAAGAAGGCAAAGAAAGGTGCGGCCTTTTTCCAACATTGGGTTCCCCATGCCCCTGTTTCGCTATTCCATTCTCACAGACTTCGTTATCTCTTCGATTAGGTTTGGGGGTTTGGAGGTGGTTATCATCTACAACGAGGCAAGAGAGCGCTGATGAAGACGCTTGGAACAATTTGGCAAGAAAACCCTTATTGATGCAATATTGTGAATAGACAGAGCAGAGATTTGGTATTTCCTCTACAGAGGAAGCAGATGATGATGTTAACACGCAGGGAACCAAGATGGAATGGCTAAAATTCTCGGTTTGGAACTTTGGAGAAGACGAAATCCCCGATTCGCAAAATTGCCAAGACCGATCAAAATGGGTTTAGCAAGAAGAAACGAGAGGGAAAACCCCTACAGAACAGAATCGTGATCACCCCATGGGAAACCCAATTGCTACCAAGAACGAGAGAGGAACTCACCGCTGCAGCGGCAGTAGTCGCAGAAGGGGATGGGGGAGCGGCGGACGCACTCCTCGACGGTGTAGAGCGGCACCACCAGCCCGCTCTGCTCGTCCACCAGCAGCGTGCGCCACGTCGGCATTCCCGCCGTAGCCCGCTCCTCGATGTCGGCGCACTCTCGCACGAACCGTCGCACGTTGTCCCGGAACGCACCGTAGAAGTCCGTCGGGCACCCCGGGTCCAGGAATGTGCGCAGCCCGTAGATCCTCGCCGACGCCTTCCTCCTCCCAGTCGGGTCCGCCCCCACCAATGCCATCGCTTGCCCCCGCCGCCGCCCCCTATTTGTATTTTGTATCTTCTTCTCCCGTCTCCCTCCTCTCTCGCTTCCCGCCGTCGGTAGCCTTCAACTACCTAGTCCATTGCTACCAGTGAAAATACCAAATTGCCCTTGTGTTTTAAGGAGATCGACGAAGCGTGAGATGGAATAGAGTAAAAGTATATGGTGTTTTAGGTAATTGAGCATAACAGACTATTGTCTCCGTCCACCTCGCAGGCGACCGACCGCTACTGCCTGCACGTGATCGGACGGCGGTCGTCTGATCTGTTTGCAAGCTTTGGCTTCGATCACTGCCGTCGATTCACTCTAACAGTCTTCTCAGGGTACGTGCGGGGACACGTGGTGGGCAGTTGCGGTTTCACAAATTTCTGTGTATATAAATGCCATTAACTTATCATATCTAATTAAGTAGATGCAAACATGATTCCAATAAGCTATTGGGTATGAAATTGGTGAGCCATGTTGAGTCAAATTGATGCGGATTGGGTCAGATTGGAGGATGGTGTTCGTTGCATTGAGTGCGTCTTGCTTTCAACCTCCGGTCCACCAAAGGATAAGTGGGCCTCCAATTGGGCCCGAGAAACGTCGTGATCTCGCCGGAGGTCCTCTGTATAGATGTAAACGAGAATCGAGTGCTTCTTGCCTTACACTGCCGGGCCCCTTTCATCCCTCCTCCTCCGTCTCCGAATCCGCGTCTAGCCCTAATCTTGGATGAGAAGCCTTCCGCCGATCTGAAGcactttcatcttgatttcttgattgggTTTCACTGAGATATGGGTCCTGCAAGTACCCTATCTTGCCTTGTGAGGTTCCTTATGTATGTTGTGTGATCTTTTTCTCGATCATTCGCTCAGGACTTATGAATTCAATTAACGCTGTAGGCTTTGTTGATTGGTCCCTACTGCTCAATTGATACAGAGTTTTGATCTATTCTTGTTTTCTTGatcgatttgttgtgcaggaggaTTTTTCGTTCTGGAAGAGTGAGGAGGACATGATACATGCGCAATTACATGGGACAAAATGTGCGTTCTGCTTGTTACCGCTCTTACCTTATTGTTTTGGTAACTTGTGCAACCTTTTCTTTTAATTCTTTAGATCAAATGCCGTATAAACTTTGGAGGGTTCTATCAGACGTCATATCATACAACGCAGAGTTTTGTATATTCAGTTTACTTCAAATGTCATTTATATCAGACTTACTTAGATTATTTGATATTAAAGATGCATTTCATGTATTATTTTCACTAGATCAGAACTTTTTTTTTGGGTGCAATAGTCTGTAGAAATAatctcatttataggacatttgatTTTCATGTGGTAGTCTACAGCAGTAATCTCAATTTTCTAGTACAGCCTACTTTTTTGTGCAGTGGGTTAAGAAATGTTCTCATACCAAAAGCAACCAACTTTTCTTGCTAATGGTTTTCAAGCAAGCATTTTGTATGCATTCTTTGGGTTTGTTGGTCCTGAATGCACTTCAGCTACTGTCCATACGGGTAACCGGTAGAATTATTTAGTTGGCAGCTACCTGTCTTATGATATGGTAATGTTCTTGAACCTGGGTCAATGTCAATGCAGATGGGCATGTTAATGTGGATGACCTATTCAATCCACAGATAAGTATGTGCATAAAAGATTTTCCATTAACAAGTTAAACCGGTGATATTCAGTGTATATTATCAGTGTATGTGTATGTTGGTGAAACAATAGATATTTTCATATCTACCATACTAGTGTTTTTTATAACATCATTATAAGCATTAATAGCAAAAATGAAGGATCATGCATATACAGAAGCATATAATTATTGAAATGCAAATTAGGTTGTTATACTGAATCAAAGTCTGGTTGGGTATAATTTAACAAGCTTGTAGCCAGATTCAAAAGGTACAATGGATCCTTACCCAACTCATAGATGATTGCTGGGTCTTTTTTTTAGGAATTGATTGTGTTTGGACATTTTCATACAGATGAGGACCCTAGCCCTGTGGACAAGCAAACTGAACTGGATCATATTAGTTAAACCTGGTTTGTGGCGTTCAACGTCACCTGTGAATTATCACTTCATCACCATGAATTTGTATCGGGGCTTTGTTTCGGTCCAATTATTGACGTCCATGTGATAGCCCTTTCCCAGTGGATAAGCATTAAAACTTGGCTTACATTGGTTGAAGCTGTGCCTCTGGCGAGTTCTGAGCATGTATTTTCATCTACTGAAAGACAAAGCTCCTGGATATCTGAAGAAGAATCTGGCATGGCAAATGTTGCCTCAGCATCACCTGCAGAGTCACAAGCTGTTTGTTCTGTCAAATTCTCCGGTTGATTCTTATGTTGCTTAAAATAGGGTGACATGGCCTATCATTTGTGCTACACGAAATCAGTCAGTGTACCCTTTGAATTAGCTAAAGACGAGATCTGGCTCATCTGCAAATGGACGATAGAAAGATCTTCGTTGCGTCAGTTACGATTAGTAAGAATGATGGTGTTGTGAAAAATATGGATGAATCCTCAGAAAATATTTGAGTAATGGATTGACATTAGCATGTGGTGGTACCTCAGATAGTTTATGATGTAGTTGTTCTTGGATTCTTGTGCGCACATCTCACTTCTGGTACATACTCTTTTCAGATGGTTTAGGATGCACTTGTTCTGTGATCAAGATGATCGGTTGGCTTTGATTGCCTGGTTGGCAGCGGCATCCTGTGCTGCCGCTTGTCTGGATGTAGAAGACCCTTGGGATGGCCAACGATGATgattggcaagtgaggcatgttCATTACTAGTTCCTACCACTCTCACCTCTCTTTTCTTTGCTGTTCATTACGCTTGCTAGTCGCCATGCCATTTTATTCAAGTCAATGTTCAAAGGCATATCTTTAGCTTACTATTCTCAGATGAACCTTCTAATAAATGGTGCAGATTCATGTTGAACAGGTCAGTTTCGGAAGACATCCAGTCAGCTAAtggtatttctttcattttctgcaTTAAAAGTTATGCATCTCGAAGCAGGTAGATGTCAGAGTCGAGCTTCCTGAGGAGGGAGGTGGGGGCAGTATGGAGTCATGGGTGAGTCGAGACTGTGCACTGCTGCCTCCACCAGTGCTAAGTTCTCGTAATAAATATGCAGAGAATGGAATAGCTTTGTAAAATCTTGAGATATCTCGTCTTTACAAACAATGGAAGCGCTCTCGATACATGCATCCTATATTGTGGAAAGCCACAAAGTATCGTGACACTCAAAAAGAAAGGAAACCTTCTCGGATCTTCTTCAAATTGGTTCTCTCAATTATCTGTCTTTGTAAATTGATTTCATGGAACTTAGGGGGGCTCTCATGTTCTTAAGAGGTTATCTACATCATTTTGACAactaaggattgaaattttgtatcGTATTAGAGTTTCGAGCTTCACtcaatacggtacggtattgtgtACTAAGCAATACACCAAGGCGTACCAAGCGGTACAtctaatttatgcataaaattcttcaaaaaatctgaaaaaaaaaaaaagttaggataggatttttaagttagaaaaaaatatagtaataagtttaacaaaatcaatgtaaaCTAGGTAAGTAAGAATAGTAgtacatttttttttaattttgaggaGTAGTCTTATGTAAGATTCATATTTCGTGTCCttctataaatattaaaatatttataaaaaatcatatgaattgttatattattttattataatataaattttaaaatttaaatgaattaaataattatatatgtagatatacttgattgttgattctaccattAAAACGAACGATGGGTCTTTACGGGTGGTGGAtcgaggtcctcgatcctatatatatgtatatcaatatgatatgtttgttagaTCCGATCATGAAATTTATCTCACTACACAGTGTATTAATATAccatatgtcattggtgcattaATGTGGTAATGATCATAGGTTGATCGTTATGAATCACATTTGTTCGAGGTgattcttgaggcatatattggtgaatgtcaaagTTTCTATTTTCGCTATTGATTTGTTACTTTATATCATGTTGTTGCTCAGAGAAGTATGACCAATTATCACCATACTTTTGTTAATCgtatgattcttcataatacgacgGTTGTGAATACGATAAGTTtcattctgtgtctatatcatgtaggtTATGTTGCATCTACTCAAATTCATCAATTATCTTTCTCTTTCCCTTTCACGCATAAACTTGACTAGTATCTTGTCGAgtttcatgatctgaatcttgggtggtaTATGTAAAATATTGTTTCTCGGTCCATGTGTAAAATACGAGTTTAGGAGCATgcaaatgtgaaaaaaaaatgagtttaagatagtttaagagagtgtgaAAGTGAACTAGAGTGAAGTATGGGAGAAGATGAATTTAAAAACCCATGAGAAAGGATTCTAACGATCATTTTGATCATTGGAGTACTATTACAGATCGATAACGatcaatttcgatcgttaccgagctATGTCGAGCGAGAATGATCGATCGTTACCAAGTTATGCTAAGCGGTAATGATCAAAATTTCAATCGTTATCATTCGGTTTACCCCCGTATCGTCTGATACGAGGTGTTACTGAGCATTTCGTCCGATAGTGAATGATTCACGTATCGATATACTATCGGATTGATACATACTGTCTATACCGAatgatattattcaaaattaaaaatgcTGATGATAACATCCAAGCGTTATATCTTTAGCAACTGTACAGCCAGACCTCTAAAGCAATCGTCTGCCGACAATACGAACGTTGCTTCATAATTAATATATGGAATGAGGCCGTGAAGTCCCTCGCTACGGGTCTAATTAACTTTATGCTGGACATACGGAGACCTCGTGTTTCATTCATCTCTTTCGTTCTATTTTGTCGTATCAGTTATCTATTTTGTCTAATGTTTCATTCATCTCTTTTGTTCTATTTTGTCGTATCAATTATCTATTTTGTCTAACGTTTTAAAAGAGAA contains the following coding sequences:
- the LOC135640800 gene encoding PHD finger protein MALE MEIOCYTE DEATH 1-like, with product MALVGADPTGRRKASARIYGLRTFLDPGCPTDFYGAFRDNVRRFVRECADIEERATAGMPTWRTLLVDEQSGLVVPLYTVEECVRRSPIPFCDYCRCSGWSHHLVSKRRYHLIIPADGDWDKPLRPDAFFVRSHLLHGLLHCNGFGHLILVNGRDGGSNFISGRDFMGLFDRLCTALRVRAVSVEDVSGKALMDLRLLLGVAHGASWFARWGYHFFKGSYGVTQEAYDRALRVLSSLRIEELIVVLANTGQSRELRRVAVAYRNLHLPDRDTKPLVTVRDFVRFLLELKHRPAAQTMPLPPSPSPAPLPRRAMKKAVRKGYRDFTKVAAEMQSRWPLRRLHSSAQVIVDALKRHGRKMTRQEVREAARLTIGDTGLLDFVLKSLGDCIVGDHLVRRTSNPTSRVLEFSLEEFPSPAPAAAAAAAAAKTEQNEDVVVVARPAWPGALQVERDLLTVYRSMLAAQPEAAGKVLDAKHWVKQWGLQDDVDDRLRFLVMWVPNQEELEELTRALPPPEVVVVEATASVGELRAEAERAMRDTYCVMEGFRVEEMEGVEGKDWEPVLLGGAESGALVWVRGDGTDMDSVLRYEGGADTWSVGCACGAQDDDGERMVACDACDMWHHTRCAGIGDGEPVPPLFFCARCGRSVMAAGQM